A single genomic interval of halophilic archaeon DL31 harbors:
- a CDS encoding TrkA-N domain protein (PFAM: Regulator of K+ conductance, N-terminal; Phosphoesterase, RecJ-like~KEGG: hbo:Hbor_15210 k+ transporter, NAD-binding component,exopolyphosphatase-like enzyme), which yields MSTGATISSMSSYAILGCGSVGHAVAESLDDEGKDVLILDKDEDRVEALRDQDLNAVTQDIADPSVVDAVGGRNVVLILASDVEANKAAVKAIREQGGDQFLVVRASDPISGDELRELGADVVINPSEVIANSALRTLESGEMEYKARQLAEILRGADGDLAILTHHNPDPDSIASAVALRAIAENYDVDADILYEGDIGHQENRAFVNLLGIELTERSEAPSLDEYGAVALVDHMKSGELEIRAGLDVFIDQYEPEEPLDAAFVDIRPNVSATSTILTKYIQEFDISPSQTVATALLYGIRAETLDFKRDTTPADLTAAAYLYPFADHETLEQVESPSMSPETLDVLAEAIQNREVQGSHLISNAGFIRDRDALTQAASHLLNLEGITTTAVFGIAEGTIYLSARSKDIRLNIGKLLQDTFGDIGEAAGHSTQASVEIPLGVFGGIETTEENRDTLLSLSEEAVRRKLFEAMGVEGSNDTNGS from the coding sequence ATGAGTACCGGGGCCACCATCTCGTCGATGTCGTCGTACGCCATCCTTGGCTGCGGCAGCGTCGGCCACGCGGTCGCCGAGAGCCTCGATGACGAAGGGAAAGACGTCCTCATCCTCGATAAGGACGAGGACCGCGTTGAAGCCCTGCGCGACCAAGACCTCAATGCCGTCACGCAGGACATCGCTGACCCCTCAGTCGTCGACGCCGTTGGCGGCCGGAACGTGGTGTTGATTCTCGCATCTGACGTGGAGGCGAACAAGGCCGCCGTCAAAGCCATCCGTGAGCAGGGCGGCGACCAGTTCCTCGTCGTGCGCGCCTCCGACCCCATCAGTGGTGACGAACTCCGCGAGCTCGGCGCCGACGTCGTCATCAACCCATCCGAAGTCATCGCCAACTCTGCCCTGCGGACGTTGGAGTCCGGCGAGATGGAGTACAAGGCGCGCCAACTCGCCGAAATTCTCCGTGGCGCCGACGGTGACCTCGCGATTCTGACCCACCACAACCCCGACCCCGACTCCATCGCCAGCGCGGTGGCGCTCCGGGCCATCGCCGAGAACTACGACGTGGACGCCGACATCCTCTACGAGGGCGATATCGGCCATCAGGAGAACCGCGCATTCGTCAATCTGCTGGGCATCGAACTCACCGAACGGAGCGAGGCCCCAAGCCTCGACGAGTACGGTGCTGTGGCGCTGGTCGATCACATGAAGAGCGGCGAACTCGAGATACGGGCCGGCCTCGACGTGTTCATCGACCAGTATGAACCCGAAGAGCCCCTCGACGCTGCGTTCGTCGATATTCGCCCCAACGTTTCGGCCACTTCGACCATCCTGACGAAGTACATTCAGGAGTTCGACATTTCACCCTCCCAAACCGTCGCGACAGCGCTGCTCTACGGTATCCGCGCTGAGACGCTCGACTTCAAGCGTGACACCACGCCCGCGGACCTCACTGCCGCCGCCTACCTCTACCCCTTCGCCGACCACGAGACGCTCGAACAGGTCGAGTCCCCCTCGATGTCGCCCGAGACCCTCGACGTGCTGGCGGAGGCCATTCAGAATCGGGAGGTCCAAGGGAGCCACCTTATCTCCAATGCGGGGTTCATCCGTGACCGTGACGCGCTCACGCAGGCAGCCTCTCACCTGCTGAATCTGGAGGGCATCACCACAACCGCAGTGTTCGGTATCGCCGAGGGCACCATCTACCTCTCGGCGCGCTCGAAGGACATCCGCCTGAACATCGGGAAACTGCTACAGGACACCTTCGGCGACATCGGTGAGGCGGCGGGCCACTCCACGCAGGCCAGCGTGGAGATTCCGCTGGGCGTCTTCGGCGGCATCGAGACCACCGAGGAGAACCGCGATACGCTGCTCTCGCTCTCGGAGGAAGCGGTCCGCCGCAAACTGTTCGAAGCAATGGGCGTAGAGGGCAGCAACGATACGAACGGTTCCTGA
- a CDS encoding hypothetical protein (manually curated~KEGG: hje:HacjB3_07940 hypothetical protein), protein MTQRLSTGMGVLDRNLRGGVPTGDLVALVAPPESQSELLLEAVATAGPSLFLTNSRATEQAAETFSRDDQTVRRFDESTIRDGVSELLAELPVQGYAVFDAAEPFEQLEPPIHKSTLDKFISALREKEAVGLIHCLGTQQDKARRRTLRRADQVWTLDLVKGTLAIENRLYITKARGDAALTEPVKLRLTDQVTIDTSRDIG, encoded by the coding sequence GTGACGCAGCGACTGTCGACCGGGATGGGTGTCCTCGACCGGAACCTCCGCGGGGGTGTCCCGACGGGCGATCTGGTCGCGCTGGTGGCCCCGCCTGAGAGCCAGAGCGAACTCCTCCTCGAGGCCGTCGCGACCGCGGGGCCGTCACTGTTTCTCACCAACTCCCGGGCAACCGAACAGGCCGCAGAGACGTTCTCACGCGACGACCAGACCGTGCGCCGGTTCGATGAGTCGACCATTCGGGACGGAGTTTCAGAGCTGCTGGCGGAGCTCCCGGTGCAGGGCTACGCGGTCTTCGACGCCGCCGAACCGTTCGAGCAGCTGGAGCCACCTATCCACAAGTCCACACTCGACAAGTTCATTTCAGCGCTCAGGGAGAAGGAGGCAGTCGGGCTCATTCATTGTCTCGGCACCCAGCAGGACAAAGCCCGTCGCCGCACGCTCCGCCGGGCCGACCAGGTGTGGACGCTCGACCTCGTCAAGGGAACGCTCGCCATCGAGAACCGCCTCTACATCACCAAAGCCCGCGGGGACGCTGCCCTCACCGAACCCGTGAAGCTGCGGTTGACGGACCAGGTAACAATCGACACATCTCGCGACATCGGCTGA
- a CDS encoding RNA methyltransferase, TrmH family, group 1 (KEGG: hbo:Hbor_14320 RNA methyltransferase, TrmH family, group 1~TIGRFAM: RNA methyltransferase TrmH, group 1~PFAM: tRNA/rRNA methyltransferase, SpoU), protein MSEDDAAASDGPEIAVCVVEPQTPGNVGTIARAMKNFGLEDLLLVNPPEIEPEGEAYGFAGHARQDILPGAEEVSFEDVCEQYHTVGFTAITGEDSSRHVRFPYTTPEELKADLKAVAGPVALVFGREDKGLSNEELEQLDQVAAVPASEEYPVMNLGQAATVVMYELRTLTLPDTQLPDVDRHRAGPEDIERLHDYWDDFLTAMGHREHKHEKTERMFRRLVGRAGATDREVTTLLGVLRRATDQLEDRRERLENVDEDDSLRR, encoded by the coding sequence ATGAGCGAGGACGACGCTGCGGCAAGCGATGGTCCCGAAATCGCCGTCTGTGTCGTCGAACCGCAGACACCCGGCAACGTCGGGACCATCGCACGGGCGATGAAGAACTTCGGGCTCGAGGATCTGCTGTTGGTGAACCCACCCGAAATCGAACCCGAGGGCGAAGCGTACGGATTCGCCGGCCACGCACGCCAAGACATCCTTCCGGGGGCCGAGGAGGTCAGTTTCGAGGACGTCTGTGAGCAGTACCACACCGTCGGCTTCACCGCCATCACCGGCGAAGACAGCAGTCGACACGTCCGGTTTCCGTACACCACGCCCGAGGAGCTGAAAGCGGACCTCAAAGCGGTCGCGGGTCCCGTTGCCCTCGTCTTCGGACGTGAGGACAAAGGCCTCTCCAACGAAGAACTGGAGCAGTTAGACCAGGTGGCTGCCGTGCCAGCGAGCGAGGAGTACCCCGTGATGAATCTCGGTCAGGCCGCGACGGTGGTCATGTACGAGCTCCGGACGCTCACGCTCCCCGACACGCAGCTGCCTGACGTGGACCGCCACCGCGCCGGACCCGAGGATATCGAGCGGCTCCACGACTACTGGGACGATTTCCTGACGGCGATGGGTCACCGCGAACACAAACACGAGAAGACCGAGCGAATGTTCCGCCGACTCGTCGGCCGCGCGGGCGCGACCGACCGCGAGGTCACGACGCTTCTTGGGGTGCTTCGCCGGGCGACTGACCAACTCGAAGACCGTAGGGAACGACTCGAGAACGTGGACGAGGACGACAGCCTGCGTCGCTAA
- a CDS encoding PRC-barrel domain protein (PFAM: PRC-barrel~KEGG: hvo:HVO_1691 putative PRC-barrel domain-containing protein), translating into MHVDSQEITALVGREVYSNNGVFVGEVEDVRLDLGQEQVTGLALADLNSELFQGSIETGKGVMIPYRWVRAVGDVVLINDIIERLKDPQETEETLA; encoded by the coding sequence ATGCACGTCGATTCTCAGGAAATTACGGCCCTCGTGGGCCGCGAGGTCTACTCGAACAACGGGGTCTTCGTCGGCGAAGTCGAAGACGTTCGCCTCGACCTCGGCCAGGAGCAAGTGACTGGACTCGCGCTTGCAGACCTCAACAGTGAACTGTTCCAGGGCAGCATCGAGACCGGCAAGGGTGTCATGATTCCCTACCGCTGGGTCCGTGCAGTGGGTGACGTCGTCCTCATCAACGACATCATCGAGCGCCTGAAAGATCCCCAGGAGACCGAGGAGACGCTGGCCTGA
- a CDS encoding hypothetical protein (KEGG: hbo:Hbor_14330 hypothetical protein) → MAKVNVGLRGWRFDEAEIFTDEGEWVPLDELPTDTRNRILRLGLLVDQPCDACYLVHGEDEKRRCNPAAIVYGEPGDEVLLCDNHEGDFLYWFREEGGSQLAGEERFRDEFHKWFAADNRAPEGYGPDEHVEEAPDELPDLPTPEEAQRRLEDSVEYEEIRYNMRDAVDGDSETEAGEAVDLDGIDLDTEYPSG, encoded by the coding sequence ATGGCGAAAGTGAACGTCGGCCTGCGCGGCTGGCGGTTCGACGAGGCGGAGATATTCACCGACGAGGGGGAGTGGGTCCCCCTCGACGAACTCCCGACCGACACCCGAAACCGCATCCTGCGGCTCGGGCTGCTCGTCGATCAGCCGTGTGACGCCTGCTACTTGGTCCACGGCGAAGACGAGAAGCGCCGCTGCAACCCAGCAGCCATCGTCTACGGGGAACCCGGCGACGAGGTGCTGCTCTGTGACAACCACGAGGGGGATTTCCTCTACTGGTTCCGCGAGGAGGGTGGCAGCCAACTCGCTGGCGAGGAGCGGTTCCGTGACGAGTTCCACAAGTGGTTCGCGGCCGACAATCGAGCGCCCGAGGGGTACGGCCCGGACGAGCACGTCGAGGAAGCGCCGGATGAACTCCCCGACCTGCCCACGCCCGAGGAGGCCCAGCGGCGCCTTGAGGATTCTGTCGAGTACGAAGAGATCCGCTACAACATGCGCGACGCCGTCGACGGGGATAGCGAGACCGAGGCTGGCGAGGCGGTCGACCTGGACGGGATCGACCTCGATACCGAGTATCCGAGCGGATGA
- a CDS encoding MaoC domain protein dehydratase (PFAM: MaoC-like dehydratase~KEGG: htu:Htur_2320 MaoC domain protein dehydratase): protein MTIYYEDIEVGETDSFGSYEVTAEELLEFAEQYDPQPFHTDPEAAAESQFGGLIASGWHTCSMTMRLLVDGQFNDSAAMGAKAIEELRFPQPVRPGDTLSVQTEILEKSADSDARGTVRARIETRNQDGTLVLSMISHVMYARR from the coding sequence GTGACCATCTACTACGAAGATATCGAGGTTGGTGAGACAGATTCCTTCGGCAGCTACGAGGTGACTGCGGAGGAGCTGCTGGAGTTCGCCGAGCAGTACGACCCCCAGCCGTTTCACACGGATCCCGAGGCGGCCGCCGAGTCACAGTTCGGTGGCCTCATCGCCTCGGGCTGGCACACCTGCTCGATGACGATGCGACTGCTCGTCGACGGCCAGTTCAACGATAGCGCTGCGATGGGTGCAAAAGCCATCGAGGAACTTCGCTTCCCGCAGCCGGTTCGGCCCGGCGACACCCTCTCCGTGCAAACAGAGATTCTGGAGAAATCAGCCGACAGCGATGCGCGCGGCACGGTTCGGGCCCGAATCGAGACGAGGAACCAAGACGGAACGCTCGTGCTCTCGATGATCAGTCACGTGATGTACGCCCGGCGTTAG
- a CDS encoding thioesterase superfamily protein (PFAM: Thioesterase superfamily~KEGG: hut:Huta_0827 thioesterase superfamily protein), giving the protein MPDLLDTYIENRKRVQPTDANNYGTVHGGNVCKWMDEIGALSAMRFAGQTCVTASINQMNFEQPIPVGATAVIRSYVYDAGRTSVKARIEAFREEPRTGERKKTTESYFVFVAVDAEGKPVEVPDLTTNTERAKMLEKKGLKGQSDSEQN; this is encoded by the coding sequence ATGCCCGACCTCCTGGACACCTATATCGAGAACCGAAAACGCGTCCAACCGACTGACGCCAACAACTACGGGACCGTACACGGGGGGAACGTCTGTAAGTGGATGGACGAGATTGGCGCGCTCTCGGCGATGCGCTTTGCAGGCCAGACCTGTGTCACCGCCTCGATTAACCAGATGAACTTCGAACAGCCCATCCCGGTCGGTGCCACGGCAGTCATTCGCTCGTACGTCTATGACGCCGGTCGGACCAGCGTGAAGGCCCGTATTGAAGCCTTCCGCGAGGAGCCCCGGACCGGCGAGCGAAAGAAGACCACCGAGTCCTACTTCGTCTTCGTCGCCGTCGACGCCGAGGGCAAACCCGTCGAAGTACCCGATCTTACCACGAACACGGAACGCGCGAAGATGCTCGAGAAGAAAGGCCTGAAAGGCCAAAGCGACTCCGAGCAGAACTGA